A region from the Hippoglossus hippoglossus isolate fHipHip1 chromosome 18, fHipHip1.pri, whole genome shotgun sequence genome encodes:
- the camta2 gene encoding calmodulin-binding transcription activator 2 isoform X4: MSNKDMVSTETENKVQRKVFLPNKLLECLPRSSTLPNERLRWNTNEEIASYLITFDRHDEWLSCSLKTRPKNGSIILYNRKKVKYRKDGYCWKKRKDGKTTREDHMKLKVQGMECLYGCYVHSSIVPTFHRRCYWLLQNPDIVLVHYLNVPSLEDSGKCSPLLCAVADRHDSVRWSRDDLLNQLKPMFHSMKCSLGSGDFSIEELVQHILDRQRTKPQPRTHTCLCNTAQVSPGVNIPHRCNSTKHRIISPKLPPSSCRPSPSPLCCEGGEAAGGGGGGEAKLPHLQAQSSPASSPCPASTSASSPPQPHRATITMSNHSNSFYGDRSSNLTTVALPQNAVIVMATAIAGGRGGHGGDGVRGDEAGQRRSLSLTRSGQLLLSPTLPPSEGTPTCPSPPSSCLPAPSSLPPPTVQAPGVATLSLTLLPSPVIGSMLLTPSSSSTSLRSPPPPAAATPPSPPSSPSPPPLPPSLPPAFDPDSFLNSPKQGQTYGGPPHPSSTPSPVLCASSSPLSPPSLALSLSPTSTPPSSVSPPSSLSSLSFSSSDADKRDSALPLPSFSSSSSSPPSSSLPPSLSLSPTSSVAPPLLPLCLELDALGQSEGGRGEEEVGGDEEGVKDSRDDDDDDESRAPPTKLALLQPSHASSGSLLQQQTGSSAASLLLVCQDSAAPRTQPANQAQRQANGQHSLVLRQPYSHQSAAEAPPPAQISHQPLVLQQSSLFAKTKAVSSPAAVAMVPAHLATSQIQVKEESRRGYNSEDACMDTPLEEEAGPCEQAGEELDISFDSQFPDLISDLITEEANPVTAHPPTAVTPNPAVFAAGVRYMVPPQPSPSSSFLPFPHPLPSPSSTRLASITDFSPEWSYPEGGVKVLITGPWSELLGRYSCVFDQSTVPASLIQPGVLRCYCPAHEAGLVCLQVLESGGSVSSSVLFEYRARNASSLPSSQLDWLSLDDNQFRMSILERLEQMERRMAEMAARDNNQQQQQQQQQQQHSNQLATPPPPTLPEEQEQSSQWFERRIVGVCERMMRVGRWGRWGGGGGGGGGGEGEGERLHHSVRHRGMTLLHLAAAQGYTHLIHTLIRWRSVNSDSLDLEQEVDPLNVDHFSCSPLMWACALGHQRAAELLYSWNSLALGIPDSLGRLPLAVARSRGHTRLATALEELHTQRTLSHNTPRDTHMSEADTPATPQPLSPLSTSPDTGLSSSSSLPSPSDPSSTSPSSAYSSGPAPMDTSPSSPSSSFSPSSSLPVSPPSAPSPLLSSLPPVSMWGEEPNAGFHETMSEPIDATGLNPGGSRDSSLYLMDYESASPGHTHIYTHAHAHTAGGRRVHTAARLEEHLLSYSENAENEGEEEEYLEEEVLQVDMATLAEQIIEATPERIKLEDFPRGAESPLRERRDNPAIQDTWLATYLDTVDTHTHSPPRRVCPPSPLSALALQRLRPPSSAAWAEFLNASANGKMERDFALLTLTDGEQRELYEAARIIQNAFRRYKGRRLKEQQDMAAAVIQRCYRKYKQLTWIALKYALYKKMTQAAILIQSKFRSYYEQKRFQQSRRAAVLIQQYYRSYKEYERLKQAPRGAAGHNPKIKGSFLTKKQDQAARKIMRFLRRCRHRIKELKQTRELERRGLTT; encoded by the exons gagaTCGCTTCTTACCTGATTACATTTGACAGACATGACGAGTGGCTCTCCTGCAGCCTGAAAACCAG GCCGAAGAACGGCAGCATCATCCTGTACAACAGGAAGAAGGTGAAGTACAGGAAGGATGGATACTGCTGGAAGAAAAGGAAGGATGGGAAGACGACAAGAGAGGACCACATGAAGCTCAAGGTCCAGGGCATGGAG TGCCTGTATGGCTGCTACGTCCATTCCTCCATCGTACCGACATTCCACAGACGATGCTACTGGCTGCTGCAG aaccCAGACATTGTGCTGGTGCACTACCTGAATGTGCCTTCCCTGGAGGATTCTGGGAAATGCAGTCCGCTGCTGTGTGCAGTGGCCGACCGCCACGACAGCGTGAGGTGGAGCCGAGATGATCTGCTGAACCAGCTGAAGCCCATGT ttCACAGTATGAAGTGTTCTCTGGGCTCAGGTGATTTCAGCATCGAGGAGTTGGTTCAACACATCCTGGACCGACAGAGAACCAAACCCCAGCCtcgcacacacacctgtctgtgtAACACGGCCCAAG tgtcTCCAGGTGTGAACATTCCTCACCGCTGTAACAGCACCAAGCACCGCATCATCTCCCCCAAAttgcccccctcctcctgcagaccctccccctcccccctctgctgtgaggggggggaggcagccgggggaggagggggaggagaagccaagctgcctcacctccaGGCTCAGAGCAGCCCAGCCTCTTCTCCCTGCCCCGCCTCCAC CTCGGCCTCGTCGCCCCCTCAGCCCCACAGAGCCACCATCACCATGAGCAACCACAGCAACAGCTTCTACGGCGACCGGAGCAGCAACCTGACGACGGTGGCGCTGCCCCAGAATGCTGTcattgtcatggcaacagccATCgctggaggaagaggggggCATGGAGGGGACGGGGTCAGAGGGGACGAGGCGGGACAGAGGAGGAGTCTGTCACTCACCCGTTCGGGGCAGTTGCTGCtctcccccaccctccccccttCTGAAGGCACGCCCACctgcccctcccctccttcctcctgcttaccagctccctcctccctcccccctcccaccGTACAGGCGCCAGGTGTCGCCaccctctccctcaccctcctcccgTCTCCTGTTATCGGAAGCATGCTCCTCaccccctcgtcctcctctacctcactccgctcccctccccctcctgccGCCGccactcctccttctcccccctcctccccttcacCACCTCCACTTCCCCCATCCCTTCCCCCCGCCTTTGACCCCGACTCCTTCCTAAACTCCCCCAAACAGGGTCAGACATATGGTggccctcctcacccctcctccactccctcccCTGTCCTctgcgcctcctcctcccctctctcccctccctcactcgcgctctccctctcccccacctcaacccctccctcctccgtctcccctccctcctcgctctcctctctctccttctcctcctctgatgcGGACAAGCGAGACTCTGcactccccctcccctccttctcctcttcatcttcctctccaccttcgtcctccctccccccctccctctccctgtctcccacctcctctgtggccccgcccctcctccccctctgcctgGAGCTTGATGCTCTGGGGCAgtctgagggagggaggggggaggaggaggtggggggcgATGAAGAGGGGGTGAAGGACAGTAGGgacgatgacgacgatgatgaaAGCAGAGCTCCTCCCACCAAACTGGCgctgctgcag CCGAGCCACGCCTCCTCCGGTTCGTTGCTACAGCAACAGACAGGAAGTAGCGCTGCGTCACTGCTCCTGGTTTGTCAAGACTCGGCAGCCCCTCGTACCCAGCCAGCCAATCAGGCGCAAAGACAAGCTAATGGACAGCATTCATTGGTTCTGAGACAGCCCTACAGTCACCAGTCTGCAGCTGAAGCCCCGCCCCCGGCGCAGATATCCCATCAGCCCCTGGTGCTGCAGCAGTCGTCATTGTTTGCTAAAACTAAGGCGGTGTCTTCTCCGGCTGCTGTCGCCATGGTTCCAGCTCACCTGGCAACTTCTCAGATtcaggtgaaggaggagagcaggCGGGGCTACAACTCGGAGGACGCCTGCATGGACACTcccctggaggaggaggcggggcccTGCGAACAGGCAGGGGAGGAGCTTGACATCTCCTTCGACAGCCAGTTTCCTGACCTGATCTCTGACCTCATCACAGAGGAGGCCAATCCCGTCACAGCTCACCCCCCCACCGCCGTCACACCAAACCCAGCTGTGTTTGCGGCAGGGGTACGATACATGGTGCCCCCCCAGCCCTCTCCCTCCTCGTCCTTCCTCCCCTTCCCTCACCCGCtaccctccccctcctccacccgcCTGGCCTCGATCACCGACTTCTCCCCAGAGTGGTCCTACCCCGAG ggggGTGTGAAGGTGTTGATAACGGGTCCGTGGAGCGAACTGTTGGGTCGATACTCGTGTGTTTTCGATCAGAGCACCGTCCCTGCATCACTGATCCAGCCTGGAGTACTGCGCTGCTACTGCCccg CCCACGAGGCTGGTTTGGTTTGTCTGCAGGTTCTGGAGTCTGGAGGTTCCGTTTCTTCGTCTGTTCTGTTCGAGTACCGAGCGAGGAACGCCAGCTCCCTGCCCAGCTCGCAGCTCGACTGGCTCTCATTGGACG ATAATCAGTTCAGGATGTCCATCCTGGAGCGTCTGGAGCAGATGGAGCGTAGGATGGCAGAGATGGCCGCCCGTGATaacaaccagcagcagcagcaacaacaacaacaacaacagcacagcAACCAGCTGGCAACGCCCCCTCCACCAACCCTACCTGAGGAGCAGGAACAG tcctCTCAGTGGTTTGAGAGGAGGATTGTGGGAGTTTGTGAACGAATGATGAGGGTCGGACGATGGGGAcgatggggaggaggaggaggaggaggaggaggaggagaaggagaaggagagaggctTCATCACTCAGTCCGTCACCGTGGGATGACACTGCTCCACCTGGCTGCTGCACAGGGATACACACACCTGATCCACACTCTGATCCGCtggag GAGCGTGAACAGTGACAGTTTAGACTTGGAACAGGAAGTTGATCCTCTCAACGTCGACCACTTCTCCTGCAGCCCGCTG ATGTGGGCGTGTGCTCTGGGCCACCAGAGGGCAGCGGAGCTCCTCTACAGCTGGAACAGTCTGGCTCTGGGGATCCCTGATTCGCTGGGACGTCTGCCACTTGCTGTCGCTCGCTCCCGAGGACATACCCGACTCGCCACGGcgctggaggagctgcacacacagcGCACACTCTCTCACAACACGCCCAGGGACACACACATGTCTGAAGCAGACACACCGGCCACGCCACAGccactgtctcctctgtccaCGAGCCCagacacag GTCTGAGCTCGTCCAGCAGCCTCCCCTCTCCCAGtgacccctcctccacctccccgaGCTCTGCCTACTCGAGTGGCCCCGCCCCCATGGACacctccccatcctccccttcttcttctttctccccctcctcctcgctgcctgtctcccctccctctgccccctcccccctgctgtcctcacttcctcctgtGTCCATGTGGGGGGAAGAGCCCAACGCTGGATTCCATGAAACCATGTCTGAGCCGATTGATGCCACAGGTCTGAACCCCGGAGGTTCCAGAGACTCTTCTCTTTACCTTATGGACTATGAGAGCGCCTCCCCCGGCCACAcgcacatttacacacatgcacacgcccACACGGCAGGCGGGCGGCGAGTGCACACTGCGGCGAGGCTGGAGGAGCACCTGTTGAGCTACAGCGAGAATGCCGAGAACGAAGGCGAGGAGGAAGAgtacctggaggaggaggtgctgcag GTTGACATGGCAACACTGGCAGAACAAATCATTGAGGCGACGCCTGAGCGAATCAAGCTAGAGGACTTCCCCAGAGGGGCGGAGTCACCGCTCAGAGAGAGACGGGACAACCCCGCCATACAGGACACCTGGTTGGCTACTTACCTGGACacagttgacacacacacacactcccctcccAG gcgggtGTGCCCCCCCTCACCTCTAAGTGCACTGGCCCTCCAGAGGCTccgccccccctcctctgcagcaTGGGCGGAGTTCCTGAACGCCTCAGCCAAtgggaagatggagagagacttTGCCCTGCTGACGCTGACGGACGGGGAGCAGAGGGAGCTGTACGAGGCCGCCAGGATCATCCAGAACGCCTTCAGGAGATACAAG GGTCGGAGGTTAAAAGAACAGCAGGACATGGCTGCAGCCGTCATCCAGAGATGCTACAGGAAGTacaaacag